A region of Natribaculum luteum DNA encodes the following proteins:
- a CDS encoding A/G-specific adenine glycosylase → MSEREEPTLPDDLEAVREALIAWYEDDHRPFPWRRTDDPYAILVSEVMSQQTQLERVEAAWEEFLERWPTTAALAEADRADVVGFWTDHSLGYNNRAKYLHEAAHQVETEFDGEFPTTPDGLQELMGVGPYTANAVASFAFNTGDAVVDTNVKRVCYRAFGVPDDDAAFETAANDLMPDGRSRVWNNAIMELGGVACRQRPRCDEAGCPWREWCDAYATGDFTAPDVPTQPTFEGSRRQMRGRAISILKEYDELSLDDLGPRVRVDYTPDGENGREWLRDLLSDLADDGLVSLEMRDGETVARLRR, encoded by the coding sequence ATGAGCGAACGGGAGGAGCCCACGCTGCCCGACGACCTCGAGGCAGTTCGTGAGGCGCTGATCGCGTGGTACGAGGACGACCACCGGCCGTTTCCCTGGCGACGAACCGACGATCCGTACGCGATCCTCGTCAGCGAGGTGATGAGCCAGCAGACCCAACTCGAGCGGGTCGAAGCGGCCTGGGAGGAGTTTCTCGAGCGGTGGCCGACGACGGCGGCGCTCGCCGAGGCGGATCGCGCCGACGTCGTCGGGTTCTGGACGGACCACAGCCTCGGGTACAACAACCGGGCGAAGTACCTCCACGAGGCGGCCCACCAGGTCGAGACCGAGTTCGACGGCGAGTTCCCGACGACGCCCGACGGCCTCCAGGAACTGATGGGCGTCGGGCCGTACACGGCGAACGCGGTGGCGAGTTTCGCGTTCAACACCGGCGACGCCGTCGTCGACACGAACGTCAAACGCGTCTGCTATCGGGCGTTCGGAGTGCCGGACGACGACGCGGCCTTCGAGACGGCGGCGAACGACCTCATGCCGGACGGGCGATCGCGCGTCTGGAACAACGCGATCATGGAACTCGGTGGCGTCGCCTGTCGCCAGCGGCCCCGCTGTGACGAGGCGGGCTGTCCCTGGCGCGAGTGGTGTGACGCCTACGCGACCGGCGACTTCACCGCTCCCGACGTCCCCACCCAGCCGACGTTCGAAGGAAGCCGTCGCCAGATGCGTGGCCGTGCGATTTCGATACTCAAAGAGTACGACGAACTCTCACTCGACGACCTCGGGCCGCGAGTGCGAGTTGACTACACTCCAGACGGTGAGAACGGCCGCGAGTGGCTCCGCGACCTCCTCTCGGACCTGGCCGACGACGGCCTGGTCTCACTCGAGATGCGAGACGGCGAGACGGTCGCCCGGCTCCGGCGCTGA
- a CDS encoding NADPH-dependent FMN reductase codes for MTEADPPSEDVDDAVRVVAICGSLRERSYTRIALERALEEAARLDAETELLDLREWDLPLYDADVDREDAGEAEAFTARVRAADSILLGSPMYHGSYSSPLKTALDYCGFDEFEDETVGLLAVSGGAFPVTTLEHMRSVCRALNAWVIPHQAAIPNASRAFDDGEFVDTSLEERVATLGRRAVQYATIEPDPDSFESGQNVGAR; via the coding sequence ATGACCGAAGCCGACCCGCCGTCGGAGGACGTCGACGACGCGGTTCGCGTCGTCGCGATCTGTGGCAGTCTTCGCGAGCGCAGTTACACCCGCATCGCCCTCGAGCGCGCACTCGAGGAAGCCGCCCGGCTGGACGCAGAGACCGAACTGCTCGACCTGCGCGAGTGGGACCTCCCGCTCTACGACGCCGACGTCGACCGCGAGGACGCGGGTGAGGCAGAAGCGTTCACCGCTCGCGTGCGCGCGGCCGACTCAATACTACTTGGATCGCCGATGTACCACGGATCGTACTCCTCGCCGCTGAAGACCGCACTGGACTACTGTGGCTTCGACGAGTTCGAAGACGAGACCGTCGGCCTCCTCGCAGTCTCCGGCGGTGCGTTTCCGGTGACCACCCTAGAGCACATGCGGTCGGTCTGCCGGGCGCTCAACGCGTGGGTAATTCCACACCAGGCAGCCATCCCGAACGCGAGCCGTGCGTTCGACGACGGCGAGTTCGTCGACACGAGCCTCGAGGAGCGTGTGGCGACGCTCGGCCGGCGAGCGGTCCAGTACGCGACGATCGAACCGGACCCGGACTCCTTCGAGAGCGGCCAGAACGTCGGCGCACGGTGA
- a CDS encoding YIP1 family protein, with translation MTQWIENPSGGRDRGVKALVRAWFEVLVRPWRFFRVGVAPGDQAPGLVFLMAVVLVSETSRYLLVDGAYPSLPIARPLEGAFWLSLVVLFVAPLSLHLVSAVQTLFLALFVPDRAGISQTVQVIAYSTAPCVFAGIPVPGLRLICATYGAVLLIVGLQVVHETSLIRATLAGVVPAALVFGSGFHGFTALEALGVPIPL, from the coding sequence ATGACACAGTGGATAGAGAACCCGAGCGGTGGACGCGACCGCGGCGTGAAAGCGCTGGTGAGAGCGTGGTTCGAAGTGCTCGTTCGGCCGTGGCGGTTCTTCCGCGTCGGCGTCGCACCCGGCGATCAGGCGCCGGGGCTGGTCTTCCTGATGGCCGTCGTCCTGGTCTCCGAGACGTCGCGGTACCTCCTCGTCGACGGCGCGTACCCGTCGTTGCCGATCGCCCGCCCGCTCGAGGGTGCGTTCTGGCTCAGTCTGGTCGTCCTCTTCGTCGCACCGCTCTCGTTACACCTCGTCTCGGCGGTCCAGACCCTGTTTCTCGCGCTGTTCGTCCCCGACCGGGCCGGAATCAGCCAGACGGTGCAGGTGATAGCCTACTCGACTGCACCGTGTGTCTTCGCCGGCATTCCGGTTCCTGGACTCCGCCTCATCTGTGCAACGTACGGGGCCGTGTTGTTGATCGTCGGTCTCCAGGTCGTCCACGAGACGTCGCTGATCCGGGCGACGCTCGCCGGCGTCGTTCCAGCCGCGCTCGTCTTCGGTTCTGGCTTCCACGGATTCACCGCACTCGAGGCGCTCGGCGTGCCAATTCCTCTCTGA
- a CDS encoding DNA-methyltransferase, translated as METSHRVIVGDSRAFTEVDDDSVELVVTSPPYPMIDLWDDLFIDLDPTVGDALERGDGREAFEAMHAQLDRVWDELERVLVDGGIACINVGDATRTLDGSFRVYPNHARIVEAFERRGFDPLPDVLWRKPANSAAKFMGSGMIPPNAYVTLEHEYVLIFRNGSSSRRFESRADCRYEAAYFWEERNRWFSDVWTDVRGELQALERDDLRERSAAYPLEIPYRLICMYSTYGDTVLDPFWGTGTTSLAAMCAGRNSIGCELEAEFVSVFDDRVSTVDELSQEVARTRLADHRAFVAERRADGDDLEYRAEHYDVPVMTKMERNIRLYAVDAVESLEDGYRIDHTVFE; from the coding sequence ATGGAGACGTCCCATCGCGTTATCGTCGGCGACTCGAGAGCGTTCACCGAAGTCGACGACGACTCGGTCGAACTCGTCGTCACCTCCCCGCCGTACCCGATGATCGACCTCTGGGACGACCTCTTTATCGATCTCGATCCGACCGTTGGCGACGCCCTCGAGCGTGGCGACGGTCGAGAAGCGTTCGAGGCGATGCACGCCCAGCTCGATCGCGTCTGGGACGAACTCGAGCGTGTCCTCGTCGACGGCGGCATCGCCTGTATCAACGTCGGCGACGCGACGCGCACCCTCGACGGGAGCTTTCGCGTCTATCCCAACCACGCCCGGATCGTCGAGGCGTTCGAACGGCGCGGATTCGACCCGTTGCCCGACGTTCTCTGGCGAAAACCGGCCAACAGCGCCGCGAAGTTCATGGGCAGCGGGATGATCCCGCCTAACGCCTACGTCACCCTCGAGCACGAGTACGTGCTCATCTTCCGGAACGGCTCCTCGTCCCGGCGCTTCGAGTCCCGTGCCGACTGTCGCTACGAGGCGGCGTACTTCTGGGAGGAACGAAACCGCTGGTTCTCCGACGTCTGGACCGATGTCCGTGGCGAACTCCAGGCGCTCGAGCGAGACGACCTCCGGGAGCGGTCCGCGGCGTACCCACTCGAGATCCCCTATCGCCTCATCTGTATGTACTCGACGTATGGCGACACCGTTCTCGATCCCTTCTGGGGAACTGGGACGACGTCGCTCGCCGCGATGTGCGCCGGACGAAACTCTATCGGCTGCGAGCTCGAGGCGGAGTTCGTCTCCGTCTTCGACGACCGCGTCTCGACGGTCGACGAACTCTCCCAGGAGGTCGCCAGAACGCGACTGGCCGACCACCGGGCGTTCGTCGCCGAGCGACGAGCCGACGGCGACGACCTCGAGTACCGGGCCGAGCACTACGACGTTCCCGTGATGACCAAGATGGAGCGCAACATTCGGTTGTACGCCGTCGACGCGGTCGAATCGCTCGAGGACGGCTACCGGATCGACCACACCGTATTCGAGTAG
- a CDS encoding MFS transporter: MKAETDAIRTDKSDATVPWDSRTVQVVLVSTALAPLGVPLISPALPVFRDTFGISDAQASLLVSSYFLVGIVLSPFIGVLVDRLGRKRVLVGGLISFGVIGGGMAVAPTFEALLALRIVQGSAAAAIFITTVTLVGDEFDGVQRNAVLGVNVAVLSATAALFPVVGGALATVAWNAPFLTYLAAIPVALFALVTLEEPQHDRTSRGTAYLTDATRAIATVPTLALFGVAFLTEFLLFGVLFTALPFLLAAALAPVVIGLVILASEAASMIVAAANGKLARTTSNERLIAGGFACYAVGFAAIWLSSGLLSVVAAVTIVGVGVGLLMPAVDAAVSDLVPTDQLAGAMSLRNSTTFLGRTAGPFAFTGLAIPAGYGYETLLLGAGIVALIATGVAALPQTRRLVQTVLVPESA; this comes from the coding sequence ATGAAAGCAGAGACGGACGCCATTCGAACCGACAAATCGGACGCGACGGTGCCGTGGGACTCACGAACCGTGCAGGTCGTTCTGGTGAGTACGGCACTCGCACCGCTGGGCGTGCCGCTCATCAGCCCCGCACTCCCCGTGTTCCGCGACACCTTTGGTATCTCCGACGCGCAGGCGAGCCTCCTGGTGAGTTCCTACTTCCTCGTCGGAATCGTGCTCTCGCCGTTCATCGGCGTCCTCGTCGATCGGCTGGGTCGCAAGCGGGTCCTCGTGGGCGGACTGATCTCGTTCGGGGTGATCGGCGGCGGAATGGCCGTCGCACCGACCTTCGAGGCGCTGCTCGCACTTCGCATCGTGCAAGGGAGCGCTGCCGCGGCGATCTTCATCACGACAGTGACGCTCGTCGGCGACGAGTTCGACGGCGTCCAGCGCAACGCGGTACTCGGCGTCAACGTCGCCGTCCTGTCCGCCACCGCGGCGCTGTTTCCCGTCGTCGGCGGCGCGCTCGCGACCGTCGCGTGGAACGCGCCGTTTCTCACCTACCTCGCGGCAATTCCCGTCGCGCTGTTCGCGCTGGTGACACTCGAGGAACCCCAGCACGACCGCACCAGTCGCGGCACGGCGTACCTCACGGATGCCACCCGAGCAATCGCGACCGTCCCCACGCTGGCGCTGTTCGGCGTCGCGTTCCTGACGGAGTTTCTGCTGTTCGGCGTACTCTTCACCGCCCTTCCGTTCCTGCTCGCAGCGGCCCTGGCACCCGTCGTGATCGGGCTGGTGATCCTTGCGTCGGAGGCCGCGTCGATGATCGTCGCCGCAGCGAACGGGAAACTTGCCCGCACCACCTCGAACGAGCGACTGATCGCAGGCGGATTTGCGTGTTATGCAGTCGGATTCGCCGCGATCTGGCTCTCATCTGGACTACTGTCCGTCGTCGCCGCAGTGACGATCGTCGGCGTCGGGGTAGGATTGTTGATGCCGGCGGTCGACGCTGCAGTGAGCGACCTGGTCCCTACCGACCAACTCGCCGGCGCGATGAGCCTCCGGAACAGCACGACATTTCTGGGACGAACCGCCGGCCCGTTCGCGTTCACAGGACTGGCGATCCCGGCCGGATACGGGTACGAGACCCTTCTGCTCGGTGCCGGAATCGTCGCGCTAATTGCGACTGGCGTCGCGGCTCTCCCGCAGACTCGACGCCTCGTTCAGACGGTGCTCGTTCCCGAAAGCGCCTGA
- a CDS encoding helix-turn-helix transcriptional regulator, with product MTKSVLDEILETTLEIEDNSVSAHELTSRMETDDLVDVVRHREVLEALFETPLDRRDLEARLEISRATSHRFTRWLAERDLAERVDGRFTLTGKGQAYADAVLHLERDLRAATALAPLLESICEVHREFVIAPFADGRVTTATPEDPYAPVSRFVELLGESETLRGFNTMHVIPPTSGDASDHLFDGVEAELIYLPDVVESLLETHPDRVREAVDAGHLTLRTRERLPYGLAIFDDRVGVAGYDEETGTMRVFVDTDSAIARGWAERVFETYRSRSDPIRSLDDVAID from the coding sequence ATGACAAAATCAGTACTCGACGAAATACTGGAGACGACACTCGAGATCGAGGACAACTCGGTCTCGGCACACGAACTCACGTCGCGGATGGAGACCGACGACCTCGTCGACGTCGTTCGTCACCGCGAGGTACTCGAGGCGCTGTTCGAGACGCCGCTCGATCGGCGTGATCTCGAGGCACGGCTGGAGATTTCCCGCGCGACGAGCCATCGGTTCACTCGCTGGCTCGCGGAGCGCGACTTAGCAGAGCGCGTCGACGGCCGGTTCACGCTGACGGGAAAGGGCCAGGCGTACGCCGACGCCGTCTTGCACCTCGAGCGGGATCTCCGCGCGGCGACGGCGCTGGCGCCGCTGCTCGAGTCCATCTGTGAGGTCCACCGGGAGTTCGTCATCGCCCCGTTCGCTGACGGGAGGGTGACCACGGCGACGCCGGAAGATCCGTACGCGCCGGTTTCTCGATTCGTCGAACTGTTAGGAGAGAGCGAGACGCTTCGCGGGTTCAACACGATGCACGTGATCCCGCCGACGTCGGGGGACGCGTCCGACCACCTCTTCGACGGAGTCGAGGCGGAGCTCATCTACCTGCCGGACGTCGTCGAGAGCCTACTCGAGACGCATCCGGATCGGGTCCGCGAGGCCGTCGACGCGGGACATCTCACACTGCGAACGCGCGAACGGCTTCCTTACGGCCTCGCCATCTTCGACGATCGCGTCGGGGTCGCGGGCTACGACGAGGAGACGGGGACGATGCGCGTCTTCGTCGACACCGATTCCGCGATCGCTCGCGGGTGGGCCGAACGCGTCTTCGAGACGTATCGGAGTCGTTCAGATCCCATCCGGTCGCTGGACGACGTCGCGATCGACTGA
- a CDS encoding DMT family transporter — protein sequence MTTLSFDASGVVRRFVVALAVRYRACLLFVATAVVMGCGYVAIRVGTETVPPAFLAAVRFDLSAAILLSYAVTRGRWYPQARADVAAILLLGGLVFAGTIGFLFVGQQYTTASTAAIVMSLGPVLTALVASALVPEECLSRTDALGVGLGLVGAVVLVYPSPGGIDGGMGVVFVLCAVVCSSLGTVLLSLLETTLSTPALTGWGALLGGLVLHLVSVGLAEPVGTVRWQPGAVVAVLYLAVVVSVGGYVAYLLLLAEVGPARSSLTSYASPVVATVVGWSILGEVVTAVTLLGFFVTTAGFVATNWSLIDGRSR from the coding sequence ATGACGACACTTTCTTTCGACGCCTCGGGTGTGGTTCGGCGATTCGTCGTCGCGCTCGCTGTTCGGTACCGGGCCTGTCTCCTGTTCGTGGCGACGGCCGTCGTGATGGGTTGTGGATACGTGGCGATTCGAGTCGGTACCGAAACGGTTCCACCGGCGTTTCTCGCTGCAGTCCGTTTCGACCTCTCTGCGGCGATCCTGCTGTCGTACGCCGTCACGCGCGGCCGGTGGTATCCGCAGGCGAGAGCGGATGTGGCCGCCATCCTCCTTCTGGGTGGCCTCGTCTTCGCTGGCACGATCGGCTTCCTGTTCGTCGGCCAGCAGTACACGACGGCGTCCACGGCAGCGATCGTAATGAGTCTCGGTCCGGTCTTGACCGCACTCGTCGCGTCCGCCCTCGTTCCCGAGGAATGCCTGTCCCGGACGGACGCCCTCGGCGTCGGGCTCGGACTCGTCGGTGCCGTCGTCCTCGTCTATCCGTCCCCCGGTGGAATCGACGGTGGAATGGGCGTCGTGTTCGTGCTCTGTGCGGTAGTTTGTTCGAGCCTGGGGACCGTCCTGCTCAGTCTCCTCGAGACGACGCTTTCGACGCCGGCACTGACTGGCTGGGGTGCACTGCTGGGTGGACTCGTCCTCCATCTCGTGAGCGTTGGACTTGCCGAACCCGTCGGGACCGTTCGGTGGCAACCGGGTGCCGTCGTGGCGGTGCTCTACCTTGCGGTCGTGGTCAGCGTCGGTGGGTACGTGGCCTACCTCCTGTTGCTCGCGGAGGTCGGTCCCGCGCGAAGCAGTCTGACGTCGTACGCCAGTCCGGTGGTCGCTACCGTCGTCGGATGGTCGATCCTCGGCGAGGTCGTGACGGCAGTTACGCTGCTGGGATTTTTCGTGACGACTGCGGGGTTCGTCGCGACGAACTGGTCGTTGATCGACGGCCGATCCCGTTGA
- a CDS encoding helix-turn-helix transcriptional regulator, producing MTHTTMQTDGIEPQLEVIDVLARSTNRVRVLEVLASRSEPIERRDVAAAADLSRATLSRTLATFEQRGWVDHTGCEYELTELGAFVASEFLQLLDRLRVVRELQGIVSWFPAEGYGFDLARLAGADVVRSSKEDAFAPTNHLAERLEAAEQVQITSYSMFPDCLETCWRAVTDGGQELDLIVEEPVLTAIGSHPTLASHLRELLRSDSARVYRSGSPFPHVVVVTDDVVNLCLFDEDGVPHATIDTTDEEVHAWATSRFESYRRDAVPVDETLLGP from the coding sequence GTGACACACACTACGATGCAGACTGACGGGATCGAACCGCAACTCGAGGTCATCGACGTTCTCGCACGGTCTACGAACCGCGTTCGCGTCCTCGAGGTTCTGGCCTCCCGGTCGGAACCGATAGAACGACGCGACGTCGCGGCTGCGGCCGACCTCTCGCGTGCGACCCTGAGTCGAACGCTTGCCACGTTCGAGCAGCGCGGCTGGGTCGATCACACCGGGTGCGAATACGAACTAACGGAACTCGGTGCGTTCGTCGCCAGCGAGTTCCTGCAACTGCTCGATCGACTGCGCGTCGTGCGGGAACTTCAGGGAATCGTCTCCTGGTTCCCCGCCGAGGGGTACGGGTTCGACCTCGCCCGGTTAGCCGGGGCCGACGTCGTTCGCTCGAGCAAGGAGGACGCGTTCGCCCCGACGAACCACCTCGCCGAGCGGCTCGAGGCCGCCGAGCAGGTGCAGATTACGTCGTACTCGATGTTCCCCGACTGTCTCGAGACGTGCTGGCGCGCGGTCACCGACGGCGGCCAGGAACTGGATCTGATCGTCGAGGAACCAGTCCTCACCGCCATCGGCAGCCACCCGACGCTCGCGTCTCACCTTCGAGAGCTGTTGCGATCGGACTCGGCTCGAGTGTACCGCTCCGGGAGTCCCTTCCCCCACGTCGTCGTCGTCACCGACGATGTCGTGAACCTGTGTCTGTTCGACGAGGACGGGGTTCCCCACGCGACGATCGATACGACCGACGAGGAGGTACACGCGTGGGCGACGTCCCGTTTCGAGTCGTATCGGCGAGACGCAGTCCCGGTAGACGAGACGTTGCTCGGCCCGTGA
- a CDS encoding 2Fe-2S iron-sulfur cluster-binding protein, which produces MSGSEATTREVTLTWRDGRRETVRATEAQTILEAAEARAVGLPFGCRTGACATCTGRVADGRVTHDREPRALKPRHLERGYVLCCIARPRTDCRIEVGADVRTAMVSNPWK; this is translated from the coding sequence ATGTCTGGCAGTGAGGCGACGACGCGCGAGGTAACGCTGACGTGGCGGGACGGCCGCCGGGAGACGGTCCGAGCGACGGAAGCGCAGACGATACTCGAGGCCGCCGAGGCGAGAGCGGTCGGCCTGCCGTTTGGCTGTCGAACCGGAGCGTGTGCGACGTGTACCGGGCGGGTCGCAGACGGGCGAGTCACCCACGACAGGGAGCCGCGTGCGTTGAAGCCGCGACACCTCGAGAGAGGGTACGTGCTGTGCTGTATTGCCCGGCCGCGAACCGACTGCCGAATCGAAGTTGGCGCGGACGTCCGAACCGCGATGGTGTCGAACCCATGGAAGTGA
- a CDS encoding selenium-binding family protein, with the protein MATEDRHGHSHHEHAHHEHGVEGPGYATPQAAIEESTPEKLAYVAALYTGTDVDASDFVAVVDVDPGSPTYREIVDRIEMPTRGDELHHFGWNACSSSCHVEGLERQYLVIPGNRSSRIHVVDTSDRRHPELVKVIEPEEVHEQDLSGPHTVHCAPGREIMISMLGNADGELPGGFLVLDDDFEIEGRWDAPGEIEFNYDFWYQPRRDVMVSSEWAAPATYQPGFDLEDVEAGKYGHSLHFWNWGDRTVEQTIDLGEEGMIPLEVRFMHNPEVAHGYVNAALSSNIFHFWREDGEYHAEKVIDFEGRDLEGWDMPVPALPTDILLSMDDRYLFGANWLHGEVWMYDVSDPANPRESDSISIGGYFGEIQAVQDRELISGPQMIQLSLDGKRLYWTTSLYSTWDDQFFPEEGERGSVMLKADVDPRRGTMTLDEEFLVDFGNLPDGPARAHEIRWPDGDCTSDVWQ; encoded by the coding sequence ATGGCAACAGAAGATCGCCACGGACACAGCCACCACGAGCACGCCCACCACGAACACGGCGTCGAGGGACCGGGGTACGCGACCCCACAGGCCGCCATCGAGGAGTCGACTCCCGAAAAACTCGCGTACGTCGCAGCACTCTACACGGGGACGGACGTCGACGCGTCTGACTTCGTCGCGGTCGTCGACGTCGATCCGGGATCGCCGACGTACCGGGAGATCGTCGACCGGATCGAGATGCCGACTCGAGGCGACGAACTCCACCACTTCGGCTGGAACGCCTGTTCGTCGTCCTGTCACGTCGAGGGACTCGAGCGCCAGTACCTCGTGATTCCAGGGAACCGCTCCTCGCGCATCCACGTCGTGGACACGTCCGACCGTCGACACCCGGAGCTTGTGAAGGTCATCGAACCGGAGGAGGTCCACGAGCAGGACCTCTCGGGGCCACACACCGTCCACTGTGCTCCCGGCAGGGAGATCATGATCAGTATGCTGGGGAACGCCGACGGCGAACTTCCGGGTGGCTTCCTCGTGCTCGACGACGACTTCGAGATCGAGGGGCGCTGGGACGCCCCCGGCGAAATCGAGTTCAACTACGACTTCTGGTACCAGCCGCGACGCGACGTCATGGTCTCCTCGGAGTGGGCCGCACCCGCGACGTACCAGCCGGGGTTCGACCTCGAGGACGTCGAGGCCGGCAAGTACGGCCACAGCCTGCATTTCTGGAACTGGGGAGACCGGACGGTCGAGCAGACGATCGACCTCGGCGAAGAGGGGATGATCCCGCTCGAAGTTCGGTTCATGCACAACCCGGAGGTCGCCCACGGCTACGTCAACGCTGCACTCTCGTCGAACATCTTCCACTTCTGGAGGGAAGACGGGGAGTACCACGCCGAGAAGGTCATCGACTTCGAGGGCCGCGACCTCGAGGGATGGGACATGCCCGTGCCGGCGCTGCCGACGGACATCCTGCTCTCGATGGACGATCGGTACCTCTTCGGTGCCAACTGGTTGCACGGCGAGGTCTGGATGTACGACGTCAGCGATCCGGCGAACCCGCGCGAGAGCGACTCGATCTCGATCGGCGGATACTTCGGCGAGATTCAGGCGGTGCAGGATCGAGAACTGATCAGTGGACCACAGATGATTCAGTTGAGCCTAGACGGGAAGCGGCTCTACTGGACGACGTCGCTGTACTCTACGTGGGACGACCAGTTCTTCCCCGAGGAGGGAGAGAGGGGCTCAGTGATGCTGAAAGCCGACGTCGATCCCCGGCGGGGGACGATGACGCTGGACGAGGAGTTCCTCGTCGACTTCGGCAACCTGCCGGACGGGCCGGCTCGCGCCCACGAGATCCGCTGGCCCGACGGAGACTGTACGAGCGATGTCTGGCAGTGA
- a CDS encoding DsbA family protein, whose product MPQTTRRTVLTAAGTVSLLGLGGIATGSSSPVVDAPIPADSDARTYPTMGNADAPTATVYSNFKCPYTQEFVLGNLEAIVDEFVETGRLAIQFYDLAYEPGDASTYYISSSDPRIAAFALGVWDEDPNSYWQFYVETFEDLPGGYIDYDELASRAQSAGVSSVDQIVERTRAGTYDDAVEQVATAAADDGVTFTPTLELAGETTAPHHDTQSILEWIETRLEDEPTETSGGGDESTETDGDEDTAESDSTEDTDSDADSSEGVDESTDETSSDGGDETATGDADVNESEPVASDEDEFEWVSEPEEPTATGETCP is encoded by the coding sequence ATGCCACAGACAACGCGTCGTACCGTACTGACAGCCGCCGGAACGGTTTCGCTGCTCGGTCTCGGTGGAATCGCCACCGGGAGTTCGTCGCCGGTCGTGGACGCCCCGATTCCGGCCGATTCGGACGCACGGACGTACCCGACGATGGGAAACGCCGACGCCCCCACGGCGACGGTCTACAGCAATTTCAAGTGCCCGTACACCCAGGAGTTCGTCCTCGGGAATCTCGAGGCGATCGTCGACGAGTTCGTCGAGACCGGACGACTCGCGATCCAGTTCTACGACCTGGCGTACGAACCGGGCGATGCGTCGACGTACTACATCTCGAGTAGCGATCCGCGTATCGCGGCGTTCGCCCTCGGCGTCTGGGACGAGGACCCGAACAGTTACTGGCAGTTCTACGTCGAGACGTTCGAGGACCTGCCCGGGGGGTACATCGACTACGACGAACTGGCGTCGCGAGCCCAGTCGGCCGGCGTCTCGAGCGTCGACCAGATCGTCGAACGGACTCGAGCGGGGACGTACGACGACGCGGTCGAGCAGGTCGCGACTGCGGCGGCCGACGACGGCGTGACGTTTACGCCGACGCTGGAACTGGCTGGCGAGACGACCGCTCCGCACCACGACACGCAGTCGATCCTCGAGTGGATCGAGACGCGACTCGAGGACGAGCCGACCGAGACGAGTGGTGGCGGGGACGAATCAACCGAGACGGACGGTGACGAGGACACGGCGGAGAGTGACAGCACCGAAGATACGGACTCGGACGCGGACTCGAGCGAGGGCGTCGACGAGTCGACGGACGAGACGTCGAGCGACGGTGGCGACGAGACCGCAACCGGCGACGCAGACGTGAACGAGTCGGAACCGGTAGCGTCCGACGAAGACGAGTTCGAGTGGGTGAGCGAGCCCGAAGAGCCGACCGCAACCGGCGAAACGTGTCCGTGA